Proteins encoded within one genomic window of Pseudalkalibacillus sp. SCS-8:
- a CDS encoding alpha-glycosidase produces the protein MLKSAIYHRPKDNYAYARSETTLHIRLRTEKNDLEQVFLIYGDPYVWKDEQWQNQKKPMYLEGSDELFDYWLVEVEPEFRRLRYGFELSDGKETLIYGEKGFSDEDPKDTNFFFCFPFLNAIDVFRAPSWVKSTVWYQIFPERFANGDPTLDPEGTLPWNSVSPEVDSFFGGDFQGVIDHLDHLVALGVTGIYFTPIFKAHSNHKYDTIDYFEIDPQFGDKETFKELIRQCHSRGIRVMLDAVFNHSGYFFEPFQDVLKNQDNSKYKDWFHIHEFPIKEEPVPSYDAFAFVPSMPKLNTENPDVRDYLLNVGKYWVEEFDIDGWRLDVANEVDHAFWRDFRKAVKSIKPEVYILGEIWHDSMPWLQGDQFDAVMNYPFTNAVLDYFAKGTIDGKAFTEQITKWMVAYPMNVNDVAFNLLGSHDTPRILTIADGDKNRVKQLFLFQLTFPGTPCIYYGDEIGMDGKGDPDCRKCMVWEEEQQDVELFRFVSKLIHLRKKHRALQGDGTFRFLTQEDVDILVYERRFEDETIAILINTTGEEKRVVLGEEFEEGKQLHDLWNDETFQSTGKIGIPAGEFRMIRSVD, from the coding sequence TTGTTGAAATCCGCAATCTACCATCGCCCGAAAGATAACTATGCCTATGCCCGTTCTGAAACTACACTCCACATCCGATTAAGAACTGAAAAGAATGATCTAGAGCAGGTTTTCCTCATATATGGAGATCCTTATGTATGGAAGGATGAACAGTGGCAGAACCAGAAGAAACCCATGTACTTGGAAGGTTCTGATGAGCTGTTTGATTATTGGTTGGTTGAAGTAGAACCGGAGTTTCGTAGATTACGATATGGATTCGAACTAAGTGATGGAAAAGAGACACTCATATATGGAGAAAAAGGATTTTCAGATGAAGATCCAAAGGATACGAATTTCTTCTTCTGTTTTCCATTCCTGAATGCAATTGATGTATTCCGTGCCCCAAGCTGGGTAAAGAGCACGGTATGGTACCAAATCTTCCCCGAACGCTTTGCAAATGGTGATCCAACACTCGATCCAGAAGGGACGCTTCCATGGAATAGTGTGTCACCTGAAGTGGACAGCTTCTTTGGTGGCGATTTTCAAGGGGTAATCGATCATCTTGATCATCTCGTCGCACTAGGTGTTACAGGTATTTACTTTACGCCGATTTTCAAGGCTCATTCCAATCACAAGTATGATACGATCGATTATTTTGAAATCGATCCTCAATTTGGTGACAAGGAAACATTCAAGGAGCTCATTCGCCAATGTCATAGTCGAGGAATTCGCGTCATGCTTGATGCAGTCTTCAACCATAGCGGTTATTTCTTTGAACCTTTCCAGGATGTCCTTAAGAACCAAGATAACTCGAAGTACAAGGATTGGTTTCATATTCATGAATTTCCGATTAAAGAAGAACCTGTCCCATCCTATGATGCATTCGCGTTCGTGCCATCCATGCCGAAGCTGAATACTGAAAATCCTGATGTACGTGATTACCTATTGAATGTCGGGAAATATTGGGTAGAAGAGTTTGATATCGATGGCTGGCGTCTAGATGTTGCGAATGAAGTGGATCACGCGTTTTGGCGCGACTTCAGAAAAGCCGTTAAGAGTATAAAGCCCGAAGTTTATATCCTCGGGGAAATTTGGCATGACTCGATGCCTTGGTTACAGGGCGATCAATTCGATGCTGTCATGAATTATCCTTTCACGAACGCGGTCCTTGATTATTTCGCAAAAGGTACGATAGACGGAAAAGCGTTTACTGAACAGATTACAAAATGGATGGTCGCTTATCCGATGAATGTGAACGATGTCGCATTCAACCTGCTTGGAAGCCATGATACCCCTCGGATTTTGACCATTGCTGATGGTGATAAGAATCGTGTTAAGCAGCTGTTCCTCTTCCAGCTCACTTTCCCCGGGACGCCTTGTATCTATTATGGGGACGAAATCGGGATGGACGGTAAGGGCGATCCGGACTGCAGAAAGTGCATGGTCTGGGAGGAAGAACAACAGGATGTCGAACTGTTCAGGTTCGTATCTAAATTGATTCACCTACGAAAAAAGCATCGCGCTTTGCAAGGGGATGGGACATTTCGATTTCTGACGCAGGAAGATGTAGACATACTCGTATATGAGCGCAGGTTTGAAGACGAAACGATTGCAATTTTGATTAATACTACTGGTGAAGAAAAACGCGTCGTGTTAGGCGAAGAATTTGAAGAAGGAAAACAGCTCCACGATCTATGGAACGATGAAACCTTCCAATCAACAGGAAAAATCGGAATACCAGCTGGGGAATTCAGGATGATACGATCTGTGGATTAG